The proteins below are encoded in one region of Limnohabitans sp. 63ED37-2:
- the corA gene encoding magnesium/cobalt transporter CorA has product MLNIFTLANGRLFQEEIESLEELSRFQPIWVDLESPTLEEKRWIKQYYGLLIPEDAMDEDIEESARFYEEDNGELHIRSDFLIADEDEPRTVRCAFILNQHNADLKSQGVLFSIHDEDVPVFRLLRMRARRAPGLIEDAKEVLLKLFDADAEYSADTLEGIYDKLETAGKKVLSGDVTDAMAGEVLGAIARQEDLNGRIRRNVMDTRRAVSFMMRSKMLNSEQFEEARQILRDIDSLDSHTAFLFDKINFLMDATVGFININQNKIIKIFSVASVALLPPTLIASLYGMNFQYMPELSQKWGYPYALALMAASAVVPMWYFRRRGWLK; this is encoded by the coding sequence ATGCTCAACATCTTCACCCTCGCCAATGGCCGCCTCTTCCAAGAAGAGATCGAGTCGCTGGAAGAACTCTCTCGCTTTCAGCCCATCTGGGTCGACCTGGAGTCGCCCACCCTCGAAGAAAAACGTTGGATCAAGCAGTACTATGGCTTGCTTATCCCCGAAGACGCGATGGACGAGGACATCGAGGAATCGGCCCGTTTCTATGAAGAGGACAACGGGGAACTGCACATTCGCTCTGACTTTTTGATTGCCGACGAAGACGAGCCACGCACCGTGCGCTGCGCCTTCATCTTGAACCAGCACAATGCCGACCTGAAAAGCCAGGGCGTGCTGTTTTCCATCCACGACGAAGACGTGCCGGTGTTTCGCTTGCTGCGCATGCGCGCACGCCGCGCCCCGGGCCTGATCGAAGACGCCAAGGAAGTGCTGCTCAAGCTGTTCGATGCCGACGCCGAGTATTCCGCCGACACGCTCGAAGGCATTTACGACAAGCTCGAAACCGCTGGCAAAAAAGTGCTCTCGGGCGATGTGACCGACGCGATGGCTGGTGAAGTACTGGGCGCGATAGCGCGGCAAGAAGACTTGAACGGACGCATCCGCCGCAACGTGATGGACACCCGCCGTGCCGTGAGCTTCATGATGCGGTCCAAAATGCTCAATTCCGAGCAATTCGAGGAAGCCCGCCAAATCCTGCGCGACATCGACTCGCTCGACTCGCACACGGCCTTTCTCTTTGACAAGATCAACTTCTTGATGGATGCCACGGTCGGTTTCATCAACATCAACCAGAACAAGATCATCAAGATCTTCTCGGTGGCCAGCGTGGCCTTACTGCCGCCCACCTTGATCGCGAGCCTCTACGGCATGAACTTCCAGTACATGCCCGAGTTGTCGCAAAAATGGGGTTACCCCTATGCCTTGGCGCTGATGGCCGCCAGCGCCGTGGTGCCCATGTGGTACTTC